In the Syntrophus aciditrophicus SB genome, CCCCGAGGTGGGGATTCCGGCTCTGGCCAGCGCCGCGGCGGCCCTATCCATATGCCTGTTGGTGCGGCACAGCACTGCGATATCGCCCCAGGGGCGACCGCACTCCGCCTTTTTTTTGACAATTGCTTCGATGAGCCGCTCGTACACCGGCTCGTCTCCCGCTCCGCAGGCGACCGGGATAACCGCCACCTCGGAGATGCCGCCGTAGGGGTGCTTCGGCTTTTCCGGCGGCGCCTGCATGTTGACTTTGTCGGTTCCGGCGAAGAGGTCGGCGACCAGATGGTTGAAAAATTCGATAAGAAGCGGTGTCGAACGGTAGTTGTAAGGAAGAGTCTCGGCAGCAATCTGTCCGCTCGCGAGGGCTGGGGTGAGCGAGGCCCGGAGCATATCGGGCGCCGCCCCCCGCCACTGATAGATCGACTGTTTCCAGTCTCCCACGAGGAAGATCGACCGGTCTCCCTCGGCATTGCTCCCCACGGAGCCGAGGATATCTTCGATCAAAGGCCGAAGCAGGGTAAACTGGATTTGCGACGTGTCCTGAAACTCGTCGAGGAGCAGATGGGCCGTTCGGTGGAAGCCCATTTCATAGAGGCGTGCAGCAAAAAGCGGTCGGTCGGGGCTGTCCGGTCCATCAAGGGCGATGAGCTTCCGTGGGACGTCGTCGAAGAAGAGCCGTCCGAGTTTTTCCTTCTCCTCGGCAATGACGTCGGCACGCAGGGCGATGAAACGCTTGAGAAGGGCGCTTCGCAACCGTTTCGTGTTGATGAGGTGTTCGGAGATCAGAACGCGCATTCGCGGATAGAGGTCCTCCAAGGCCGCGTAGGCGGGCGTGGCGCGATCGGCTGCAGCTACGCGAACATCAGCGAGGTTGTCTTTGAGGAAAAGCGCCCGTTTGAGGTCCACCCCGGCGAGCGGTTCAAGCAAGGGGGCGGCCACCTGGCTGCGCAGGGCTCCCCGCGTCGCTTCCGCGACGACTTGCACCTTGGCACGCAGCTGATCGTACTCGGCGACAAGCCGCGACTGTTCGCCCTTGAGTGCATCGAGCAGACGCTCGGGGCAGTCCCATGCCTCCAGTGACTCTCTGCCCTTATCCAGCTCCGCAATCAGGGAATCGGGTTGCAGATGGAGGATTCGGGCCGCGATCACGATGCTTTCGATGTCGGCCAGAACGCGCGGATGCTGGAAAAAACGCGTGTCGGCGAGCGTGGCGATGATCGCCTTCTCATGGTCGTCTGCCAACTGCGGAACATAGGCTTCAGTGGAAAGAAACTGGTGAAAGAGCGCATCGATCGTGGAGAAGTGGACCCTAGCGGCCCGCATGATGAACCGCAGCTTGTCGACGGGGCTCTCCTTCCCTTCGTCGATAGCATCGAGGATCCTTTTTTCCATTTCTGCCGCCGCGGCGCGGGTGAAGGTGGCGGCGACAACGAATTCTCCCTCCCGGTCGAGGTGGCTGCGGACCTCACGGGTCAGGCGGAAGGTCTTCCCCGAACCGGCCGAGGCGGTGACGAAAAGGCTCTTCACCATGGGTGGCCTCCTGGTCGTCCTATCGTCTGATAGAGGTCTGGTTTGAGGCAGAGAGCCTTGTAGGGGCAATAGGAACAGCCGTCGGCGCGGAAGTTCGGAGTGAAGCGTTCCAGGGCCAGCAGCGCATCAAGTCGCCCGGCGATGCCCTCCATCGTGGCATCACAGGCGTCCAGGTCTTCCTTGGCAAGATGGCCCTCATAATCGCCGCGCATTCTCGGACGCAAAAAGAGATGGGCTGCATCGAGCAGGCCGGGCGTCGCCCTTTTGTTCTGCAGGGCGAGATAGGCATAAATGAGGAGCTGGAAACGATCGTCGAAGACGTCGGTCTTCTCCAGCCGATCTACGAGGCGATCCTTTTCAGCGTAGGTTTTCTTCTCTTTGTATTTGAGATCGGTGATGAGTGTTTGGTCTCCATCGCGCTGTAGGCGGTCGATGCGCCCTTTAAGTCGGTAGCGGCCGCCGCCGAAGGGAGCACTCAGTTCGAGTTCGGCTTCCGTAACCTCATCGGAAAAGAGAATCGACCGGCCCGTTTCCTTTTCCCAGGCGGCAATATCGGCCAGATGGCTCTGGACGATAGCTTTGCGCACAGCCTGGTCCGGGAGTTTCATACGCAGATCCTCGTCGCTCTCCCATCTCGTGTCGAACAGTTCCTGCCAATGTAGGACGGCGGGGCGATGTTCTTTCAGCTCTGCAAAGAAGCGGTGGAGGAACTCTCCGATGAGGAGATTGGTGCTGTCTTTGTCTTCAAAGCAGGAGGGAGGTTTCACGGCCTCCATATCTTCCAGGATGAAGCGGCAGGGGCAGGTGAAAAAGTTCTTCAGCGAGCTGAAGGACCATGTATGCCGCCGGAGCCGCTCTTTCAGTTCATCCGTGTTCTCGATAACGAGGCTGCCGGCCGGTCCGCGCAACGCTGCCGGAACCATCCGCCGCTTCACCATTCTTTGGCCGAATTCGGTGGCAAGGAAAGAGAAGTGGGCTGATGGCGCATCGCCGTTTGCCTGATCGTACAGGGCGGCGATGTGGGCCGTCCGGCCGAAGGAAAGGAACTGCCTCAGCGCGAGATCGTCCGCCTCGTACTGCGTCCGGTAGATGCGCGGCAGATGGATCAGGTTGAGGTAGGGACCGCTGAAGGGCCTGCGCGGGAAGATGTCGCTGTTCATGGGCAGAATGACGGTGCGCGCATAGGGGACGCCGGTTGCGTCGCCCAGCCCCACAACCTGTATGGGTGCGTCACGCCTGCCGCGCAGTCGCAGCTTCTTTACGGCGATGAAGTGCTCGGCTAGAGGCAGCCACTCGTTTTCTGTAAACGGCATCAGTGCCCGGAGCCGATCCAACTCGTCGCACAGCGTGATCCCTCCCTCGAACGCGGAATGATCGGCCTCGTCGAGTTCGTTCCACCGGGTGGTAAGCTCGGAGACGAGATCCCGCCGCATGGCTGCCAGTCCCTTTCCGTCGCGGATTCCCTCGCGAAGCCGTTGCGCAGCCGCGAAGTGGGTGAAGGGAAGCCACGGCGCAAAGTTGACTTGTCCGCCGAGGGGCCGGAAGAGGAATTCCCAGAGATAGAATGACAGTTTCTCGTCCAGAGGCACGATGAAGAGCTGTTCCCTATCGCTACCGTAATTCCGTAAGAAGGTGTCGATCTCCCGGGCGAGAAGCGTCGGTAGGGCGGCCCGTTCGGCAAGTTCGGTGAACCCGGGCAACTCGCCGTCATGGCGCCGTTCGGCGATACCGATCCGTCTGACGAGCGACAGGGCCGTCTCGTAATCGGGCGGCTCAATTGGCATGTTGGGGCCGAAAAGGGGCGCATCCACAAAGAGCCGATCTTTCGGGATGCGGCTGAAAAAGCGCTCGTTCCCGGGGGTCATGAGGGGAAGGCCGATGAAGAATTCACCGTCGCCCGGTGTGAGGTCGGCAAACCGTGTCGCTTCGAACGGCGGATAAAAAAGCCCCCCGGTGGCAAGACGGGCGCGGAAGGCCTCCATCGTCGCGAAGAACCAGTCGATCCGTTCGAATTGTTCTGGGCCGATCCGGTCCAGCGCGCGCAATTCGTCGATGGTCACGGAAAACTCGGCGAGCGTGGTCAAAAACGAGAGCAGACGCTGGGTGTCGGCTGGGGGAAGAGAGCGGCCCTCTTCACGGCAGCGAAGGGCATGAAAGTGGAGGAAGGCTTCATCCTCCGGCACGGCCGTGCGGCCTGTCGCTTCGGCGATGCGGTGGGATCTGTAGTCGTTGAAGGAAAGGACGGCGGGGAGGAGACCGCCGATCCGGGTATGCACGAGGTGATGCAAAAAATCGCGGCCGCGGCCCGTCATCGAAACGGCGGTGAATCCGCTCATGTCCGGGTAATAGGCACGGAGCCGCCTGATGAGCGCGTCTACGGCGAGAGCATTGGCAGCCGAATGGAGGTCATCCGGCAGAGAGTTGAGATGGGCGGCCCGATCGGACATATGACAAATTCCTTCCCAGGTTGCATCACAGGAAACTTAATCTTCAGGGGATGGCGTTTCAATTCACGCTTAATAAAACATCGCCTCTCTCCTGCGGGGAAATACCACATCTCGGCCCATAGTCAATAAAATGCTGTGGCGATTTCAGTAAAAAAACTTGTATTCGCCATCGAGCATTTCAGCCAAGGACTTCTGCGCTTGACATTTATAAACGAAACCCATAATGAAATTATGGGTATTGATCGATATTGTCAATAAATCCCATTCACGATCCAATATAATACTTGACATGCAATATCAAAACACCTAAATATATTACGTGTTACGTTAATAAACATCAAGAGCAAGCTAATGAAACTCGGACTTTTTTTCAACAGACAGCCTGTCTTTACGGGCGATGAGCTTGCTGCCTTCCTTGCCTCCGAAGGCCCGCGCAATCCCCGGACGCAGGAGGCTTTACTCCTCTATCACGTGAAGATGAGCCGGTTGGTCCGGGTGCGCCGCGGTCTCTATGCCGTCGTCCCTACCGGGGCGTCTGCCGCATCCTATCCCGTCGATCCCTTCCTGCTGGCCTCTCGGATGACAAAGGATGCCGTGCTGGCCTACCACACGGCCATGGAGTTCCACGGCAAGGCCTATTCGGTCTACGAGCACTTCGTCTATCTTTCCGCCGCACCTGCGCGGCCCATCAGCTTCCGGTCCTACCAGTTCAAGGGAGTTCGCTTTCCCGGGGCTCTGCCTCCCGAGGTCGCTGTCTCCTTCGACGTAGTCAAGGCTGATCGCGCGGGTCTGGAGGTCCGAGTGACGGGCCTGGAAAGGACCTTCGTGGACGTACTCCACCGGCCCGGCCTGACTGGGAGTTGGGAGGAGATATGGCGCTCCCTTGAGTCCGTGGAGTTTTTCGATCTCGACAAGGTGACTGCCTACGTGCAACATCTCGGCAACGCCACGACCGCGGCCAAGGTCGGCTTCTTCCTGGAGCAGCACCGGGAAGGCCTGATGGTCGACGAGGTGCACCTGAGTGCCCTCCGTGACCTCCGGCCACAACACCCTCACTACCTGGAACGCAGCCGGCGGAAAGCGGGACACTTCGTGGCCGCCTGGAACCTCGTCGTTCCCCAAGAGATCTACGAGAGATCGTGGGAGGAACCTTCATGAAGATCTCCCCTGAAACGCTCGCCGTCCAGTCGGAGGCCGCCGGTTTTCGCCCGGACATGCTGGAAAAGGTCGCGCTGTTGCTCCAACTGCTCGATGCCATCCGTAGCCATCCCTTCCTCAAGGACAAGTTGGTCCTCAAGGGCGGCACGGCCCTGAACCTCTTCATCTTCGCCGTTCCCCGCCTCTCGGTGGACATCGATCTCAATTACATGGGAGCGGTGGACCGGGAGACGATGCTGTTGGAACGGCCCAAGGTCGAGGAAGCCCTGCAGGCGGTCTTTGCCCGGGAGGGATTCATGGTCCGGCGCGTGCCGACAGAGCATGCGGGCGGCAAATGGCAGCTCCGTTATCCCAGCGCCGGCGGCCAGGGAGGCAACCTGGAGGTGGATGTCAATTTCATGTTCCGGGTCCCACTGTGGCCGGTGCAGCGGATTGATTCACGGCAGGTCGGCATCTGGCAGGCCACAGGCATCTCGGTGGTGGACGTCCACGAACTCGCGGCTGGCAAGCTCTCGGCGCTGCTCTCGCGGCGGCAGGCGCGTGATCTGTTCGATTGCAGCAACCTCTTCCGTCTGGGTGGTCTCGATCGGGAAAGGCTGCGTTTGGCCTTTGTCGTCTACGGCGCCATGAGTCGCACCGACTGGCGAACCATTGCACTGAAGGATGTGGATGTCGATACCGCCGATCTGGAACAAAAACTCATCCCCACGCTAAGGTCCGCAGGGAGCGAATATATCCGGAAGGATCAGTTTGGGAAGGGGCTTGTCGAGGACTGCCGTAATCTTCTTGCCAGCTTGCTGCCGTTCACCGCACCGGACCAGGAATTTCTCGATCGGATTTTGGACATGGGCGAGATAGCCCCCGAGCTGCTGACCGGTGACGAGGCCCTGCAGAACCGCATCCGGCGCCATCCGCTTCTGGAATTGAAAGCCGTGAATGTAAGAAGCCACAAGAAGGGTAGTTGAAAATCGATTCCTCTCCAATGAGGCATAAAAAAGTCCTCAGGAGTGATGCCCAGCTTTCATTACCCAATTACCTTGGTCATTACTTTACAAAAAATATCCCCTGTTTCCCTTGCATTTCCCTGGTTCCCTCTGAATGAGAAAAACGGGATAACTACTCGAATCTTCACTTTCTTTCGTTATCCCATCTTATCCCTCGTTGTCCCTGATCGTGCGTTCAGGGTCTAGTGGGTAGGAGTGCTCCCGTCGAGGATCAAATCCCCCGAATACGGGATTCCGGCGAGTATCCCAGTGCATTATCCTTTGATTGTCTTGAACGGAACCAACACGCCGTTTGCCTTTAATCCGTCAAGATAATCCGCCCATATCTGCATCATTTTCCGGCGTTCTTCAAGGTGGGCCGTCCGATTGTAAGCCCGCCCGTTCGGGTCACGCACGGCATGGGCAAGCTGATGCTCGATGTAATCAGGCCGGACATGCAGGACTTCATCGAGAATGGTCCGCGCCATTGCCCGAAAGCCGTGGCCGGTCATGGTTTCCCTATCGTACCCCATGCGGCGAAGCGCTGCGTTAACGGCATTGTTGCTCATTGGCCGCGCGAAGGAGCGCCCGGACGGGAAAACGTAACGGCTTGGCCCGGTCACTTCCTTCAGTTCCGTCAATATCTCCACCGCCTGGCGGCAAAGCGGTACGATGTGTGCCTGTTTCATCTTCATCTTGTGCGCCGGTATGTTCCAAACGGCTTCGTCAAGATCAATCTCCGACCATTCCGCATTGCGCAGTTCTCCGGGGCGAGTGAAGAACATCGGCGCAAGCCTCAAGGCGCACTTCACAACAAAATGCCCCTGATAGCCGTCCAAGGCCCTTAAAAGGGGGGCAACTTCTTTGGGCTCCGTAAGCGCAGCATGGTGCCTTTCTCGCGGCTGCGGCAAGGCTCCTTTAAGATCGGCCGCAGGGTCGCGCTCTGCCCTTCCCGTGGCAACGGCATATCGGAAAACCTGCCCGGCAATCGTCCTGATCCGGTGTGCCGATTCGAGAGCGCCCCGGCTTTCCACCCTGCGAAGGACGGCGAGCAGTTCAGGCGCCTTGATTTGATTGATCGGGCGTTTACCGATCCATGGAAATAGATCACGCTCCAACCGGCTCATAATCGTGACGGCATGCCCAGGCGTCCACGTCGGCGTGAATTTCGTATGCCATTCCCGGCCAATGACCTCGAAGGTTTCGGTTTCTTCTGTTTTTGCCTGCTTCTGTGCCTTACGAATGGAATCAGGATCAATGTTGTTTGCAAGTAGCCTCCGGGCATCTTCCCGTTTGCGACGTGCGTCTTGCAGACTGATTTCCGGGTACGATCCGAGAGCAAGCTTCTTCTCTTTTTTGTCGAAACGATATTTAAACCGCCACAACTTACCACCGGAAGGCGTTATCAGAAGATATAGACCGCCTCCGTCAAATAGCGCAATTGGTTTGTCTTGCGGTCTGGCTTTTTGGACCTTCATATCCGTCAAAGGGATGATTCGTTTCGGCATGGTAATATCTCCACTTTTGGGTACCCGCATTACATTATGGGTACTCTTTGCTTCATTTTAGGTACCCATAAATCCCGGATTTTCATGAATCGTATAGCATGTTATTAGACGGAAATCAAGAAAAAACCCGCTATTTCTAACGGGTTTTGTACTTCTTTGTATTGTATTGGATTATGTCTTGGTGGAGGCGGCGGGAGTCGAACCCGCGTCCGAAAATATTCCACTGCAGTTTCTACGTACGTATCCTTTGTTTTGTCATTCGCACTCTGTAACGCCCAAAGGCAGGCTTTACTGATTGCTATCCCATGTGAATTTCGCCCTGTTCCCCACAGGAAAAGGTTAGGACTATCCTGCCTGAAATTACGCCCCCTCTGATCCGACAGGAAAAATCAGAAAGAACGTTAGCCGACTAAGCGGCTAATGCGTACTCGTAGTCGTTTGCGAGTATTGTTTTCCTACCTGTTTAACGAGGCCTGTAGGAACCTCGGTACGCTTCTACAGCTTCAACTATCCCCGTCGAAACCGTAACGCCCCCTTTTTTCAATGAACACGATACTTCACAAGTATCCATATTTATTTTTTATTATAATAATACTGCATTTTCCTAAAGTCAATAACTCTTTTGATCGTCAATATTATTAATAAATTCCGCATCCCTACCCTTCTCTGCTTCGGCTGCGCAGGCCACGTTCCATTGCACGGCGGTCCTCCTTTAATTTAATATCTTCTCTTTTATCATAGAGTTTTTTACCCCGGCCTACGCCGATTTCGACTTTGATCCGACTATTATTGAAGTAAACCTTCAAGGGAATCAGAGTAAATCCCTTTTCCCGCGATTTCCCGTAAAGTCTCCGGATTTCCCGTTTATGCATAAGCAGCTTGCGTACACGCTCCGGCTCGTGATTCGATATATTGCCATGGGAATAAGGCCCGATATGCATTCCGTAAAGATATATTTCTTCATCCTTGACCGCTACATAACTGTCTTTTAAATTTCCTTTACCGTCGCGCAGGGCTTTGACTTCTGTTCCTGCCAGGACAATCCCGGCCTCATAGGTATCTTCAATAAAATAATTTATTCTGGCCGTCTTGTTCTGGCAGATTATTTTTTCCGGCTTTTCCTTTTTTGCCACTTCTGTTTCACCCTGGGTTTCTTAATAAACCCTTTGTAATTTCTTTTGCCGTCTCTCTTCTGCATTCAGTGCCGATTAACGGTTTATTGCCCTGAAATTCAGCTTATCAACGCCGCAATCTCCATGCCGCATGAATCCGACTTCCGGATACGATGCAAGCCAGGCAGATAGTCCATCTTAACGTGACTCATCGCTTTGAAGATATTAGCACGGATATCCTTGTTCTCCTTTTCCAGAGAATCCAGCAGGTTCTTGATGTACCTCCGTCTAGAAACGGGGTTGGTGGGACAGGAGGATTCGACAATCGGGAATTCTCGTTCCCGGCTGTATTTCTTGATCAGTTCCTCACGGATATAAGTCAGAGGACGGATAATGTGCATCGATCCACCGAATATCGGCTGATCCGGCATCATCGTGCTGATTTCACGTCCATAAAACATGTTGATGAGCAGGGTTTCGATCATGTCGTCCTGGTGATGGGCCAATGCAATCTTATTGCAGCCTATTTCACCTGCAATTTCGAAAATCCGCTTTCTACGGAGTCTGGAACAGAGAAAACAGGGATTTTTTTTGTTGTAGTCGCTGTGGGACAGTGGGCCGATATCGGTCTTCTCCATCACGTAATTGTATCCACCAGCCTTCATATAACTTTCCAGCCTGTCATACCCGGCCGCGTCCGGATCAAAACCAGGGTCGATGTGAACGACGGTCAGAGAGAATTCCGGGACAAAAATCATAGGAGTGTTGAGCAGATCCAGAAGGGCAAGACTGTCCGCTCCGCCGGAAACGCCGACAAGCACGTGATCCCCCTCTTCAATCATCCGGTAATCCATGATGGCTTTTTCGAGCCATTTTTTGAGGTGATAAAACAGTTTCGTTTTTTTCCCTTCCTGCACTTACTCTTTATTCTCCTTCAAATTTCAGTAAATTTCTTTTTTACCTGAGAATAGTTTTTATATCAAGGATGAACAATGAAGAAAAAATCTTATTCATAAAGGATTTCAAGAACCGTCTATGGTTGATATCATGGATAAAATAACAAGCTTTTTGAAATTAAACGTCATCATCGGAACGCTTTTATCCGTTGTGAAATGTACGGGACTTTGTTAAAAGAAAAATTTACTGAAGGTCAATAGAAAACAGGCACCAACAAGGGACAGAAAAAGGGAATTAATTTTAATGAAACATGTTGTTCTGGGCACAGCCGGACACGTCGATCACGGAAAGACTGCGCTGATCAGGGCGCTCACCGGTGTGGATACCGATAGGCTCAAGGAGGAGAAAGAACGTGGCATCACCATTGAACTTGGTTTTGCCTCCCTCCGCCTTCGCAACGGTCAGATATGCGGCGTCGTTGACGTTCCTGGTCACGAACGATTCGTTAAAAACATGGTGGCAGGGGCTGCCGGCATAGACATGGTTCTGATGGTCATCGCCGCCGATGAAGGCGTTATGCCTCAAACCCGGGAACATCTTCAGATCTGCTCCCTGCTCAATATCCGCAAAGGCCTTGTGGCCTTGACCAAGATCGATCTCGTTGACCGCGACTGGATGGAACTTATCCGGGAGGATATTACAGACTTTCTGAAAGGCTCCTTTCTCGAGTCCGCTCCTGTGATCCCTGTCTCCTCTCAGACCGGTGAAGGGCTTACAGAACTTCTTTCTGCATTGGAAACGGTGGCCGCCGGTATTGAAGAAGAAATGGATACAGGGATATTCCGGCTTCCTGTGGATCGGGTCTTTACGATCCGCGGGTTTGGAACTGTTGTAACCGGATCGCTTCGTTCCGGACAGGTCAACGTGGCGGATACTGTGCAGATCCTTCCAGGAACCGTGACCGCAAAAGTCCGGGGCATTCAGGTCCACAATGCCGCAGTGACCTGTGCGGAAGCCGGCCAGAGAACAGCAATCAACCTGCAGGGACTGGAGAGGGCGGACATTCAGAGAGGACAGGTCCTTGTTCATCCGGACACAATGACGGCAACACTGCGTGTCGACACCTTTCTGGAATATCTTCCCCCCGACAAGAAAAAAATGATACACCGCTCACTGGTGCGTTTCCATACAGGGACGAGCGAAACCATGGCCAGAATTCTTCTGTTGGATCGGGATGAACTGCAGCCCGGAGAAAAGACCTATGCTCAATTCTTTACTGCGGAACCTGTAGTCACTATGGCCGGAGACCACTTTGTCATTCGGAGCTATTCTCCGATTACAACTCTGGGTGGCGGGCTCGTAGTGGATCCCCTCCCCCGGAAACATAAACGGAACGATCCGGCCATTCTGGAATCCTTTGCTCGGCTGCATCACGGCAGCGATGAGGACAAAGCCGCTGCCGTCATCGATCGGGCCGGTCCCGACGGCATCTCTCTGGCCTTTCTGGTTATGCGAACCGGACTGCCGTCGGCAAAGCTGAAAAAAATTCTGGACGTCCTTATATCAAGACACGCACTGGTCGTCCTTGATAAGGAAGCGCCTACGGTTGTGTCCGCACTGTTTCACCAGGAGCTTCAGCAGAAAATATTCAAGGAATTAAGCGCCTATCACAAAAAATATCCTTTGAAGGAGGGGCTTCTCAAGGAGGAGTTGCGTTCCGCACTGGGACGTCGTGTCCCGAACCGGCTGTTCCTGTCTGCCGTCCAGGCGCTGTCTCGAACGGGAAGAATCGTCCTTGACCGCGAAATCATCCGCCTTGCTGAGCACCAGGTCAGTCTCCAGGAAGACCTTGGAGAATTGCGGGAATCCTTGAACCGTCTCTATCTGGATGCTGGATTGACACCACCTACGATGCGGGAAGTGATGGAGAAATTTGCCCAAAAGAAAAATACGGCGCGCAAGGTCATGGATGTTATGCTTCGGGAAGGCATCCTGGTCAAGATCAGTGAAGATCTTTATTTTCATCGGGACAGTCTGCAGATTCTGCGGGGAAATTACAAGAATCTTCTGCTTAAGGAAGGCAAGGCAACCCCGGCCAGCTTCAGGGAACTGACGGGGCTGTCCCGGAAATTCATCATTCCATTGATGGAATATTTCGATCTTACGAAACTCACCATCCGTGCAGGGGAACACCGTCTTTTACGCGAGAAATAAGCATCATAGCCATTGGGCACAGTAAGGTTGATCAATGCCGGCTTATAAAGTTCTACAAAAAGGGAAAACTGGTGATCTTTTGAATGTGAAACATCTTTACATAAAGGATATTCAATCGGGAGAAAAAGTTCAGGACTCATTTCTTGTTACAGAGAAAAACGTGGCCTATTCTCAGAAAGGCGCCCCATATCTTAATCTCCGCCTGAAAGACAAGACCGGTCAGGTCGATGGAAAAATCTGGGATAATGCCCTGGAATGGGATAAACGATTTCGTAAGGGAGACGTTGTTCAGGTCAACGCCCGGGCTGTGAGTTTCAGGAACTCACTGCAGCTTTCCATCCTGTCCCTGAATACTCTCGATGATTCCGAAGTTATTCTGAATGATTACGTACCAACGACCCGGATGAACGTCGAAGTTATGTTCAGTGAACTGCAATCCATCATCGACCGGATCGATACCCCACCGCTGAAAAAATTACTTAAATCCTTCTTTGATGACCGTGAAATTGCGGAACGTTTCAAGCGGGCGCCGGCAGCCAAAGGGTTCCATCATATCTACCTGGGAGGACTTCTGGAGCATACCCATTCCGTAACCCGATTGCTGAGCCAGATCGCATCCCATTACCCTGGAGTGAACCGGGATCTTCTTCTGACAGGAGGAATCCTTCATGATATCGGCAAGATCAATGAATTTTCCTATGATCGCTTGGTTGAGTACAGTGACGAGGGCAGACTCATCGGTCACATTATCATCGGTGTAGAAATGATTGATGAAAAAATTACCGCAATCCCGGATTTCCCCGCTTATCTTGCCATGGAACTCCGCCATTTGATTCTGAGTCATCATGGCATACTGGAATACGGTTCCCCCAAGCGGCCCAAAACCCTGGAAGCCCTTATGGTTCATTATGTGGATGACTTAGATGCCAAGGTCAACGCCTTCCAGGAATATTTGAATGATTTCCGTGATGAAGATACGGGGTGGACGCCTTTCCACCGTTTTCTTGAACGGTATCTTTATCGGGGAAGAGTTCAGGAAATCACAGCAGAAGAACCGATTTCCCCGAAGGAATTTTGATTCCTCAACGAAACCGTTCCTTTGTTGCTCTCGCCGTCAAAATACAGAACCCGCAGGGAGATTGCCACTGCGGGTTCTTTTTAAGGTATTACGGTGTAGTTAATAGCGGAACACGGCCGCCATTTGTGCGCCACCGGGGAGAATTTCCGGCGCTACAACAAATACTTTTCCCCCATTCAGGAAAGTCTCTATGGCTGCATAATCTGCGAGATCCTCATTTCCCGGTTTTTTGCTTTCATCCAACACGATGGTATCGTCTTCTTCGTTATAGTTACCCCAGCATTGATATCCCTGGGCAATAAACAAAACTCCGATTTTTCCATGATGGGCGGCAGGA is a window encoding:
- a CDS encoding tyrosine-type recombinase/integrase, which produces MPKRIIPLTDMKVQKARPQDKPIALFDGGGLYLLITPSGGKLWRFKYRFDKKEKKLALGSYPEISLQDARRKREDARRLLANNIDPDSIRKAQKQAKTEETETFEVIGREWHTKFTPTWTPGHAVTIMSRLERDLFPWIGKRPINQIKAPELLAVLRRVESRGALESAHRIRTIAGQVFRYAVATGRAERDPAADLKGALPQPRERHHAALTEPKEVAPLLRALDGYQGHFVVKCALRLAPMFFTRPGELRNAEWSEIDLDEAVWNIPAHKMKMKQAHIVPLCRQAVEILTELKEVTGPSRYVFPSGRSFARPMSNNAVNAALRRMGYDRETMTGHGFRAMARTILDEVLHVRPDYIEHQLAHAVRDPNGRAYNRTAHLEERRKMMQIWADYLDGLKANGVLVPFKTIKG
- a CDS encoding tRNA lysidine(34) synthetase, which gives rise to MQEGKKTKLFYHLKKWLEKAIMDYRMIEEGDHVLVGVSGGADSLALLDLLNTPMIFVPEFSLTVVHIDPGFDPDAAGYDRLESYMKAGGYNYVMEKTDIGPLSHSDYNKKNPCFLCSRLRRKRIFEIAGEIGCNKIALAHHQDDMIETLLINMFYGREISTMMPDQPIFGGSMHIIRPLTYIREELIKKYSREREFPIVESSCPTNPVSRRRYIKNLLDSLEKENKDIRANIFKAMSHVKMDYLPGLHRIRKSDSCGMEIAALIS
- the selB gene encoding selenocysteine-specific translation elongation factor, which translates into the protein MKHVVLGTAGHVDHGKTALIRALTGVDTDRLKEEKERGITIELGFASLRLRNGQICGVVDVPGHERFVKNMVAGAAGIDMVLMVIAADEGVMPQTREHLQICSLLNIRKGLVALTKIDLVDRDWMELIREDITDFLKGSFLESAPVIPVSSQTGEGLTELLSALETVAAGIEEEMDTGIFRLPVDRVFTIRGFGTVVTGSLRSGQVNVADTVQILPGTVTAKVRGIQVHNAAVTCAEAGQRTAINLQGLERADIQRGQVLVHPDTMTATLRVDTFLEYLPPDKKKMIHRSLVRFHTGTSETMARILLLDRDELQPGEKTYAQFFTAEPVVTMAGDHFVIRSYSPITTLGGGLVVDPLPRKHKRNDPAILESFARLHHGSDEDKAAAVIDRAGPDGISLAFLVMRTGLPSAKLKKILDVLISRHALVVLDKEAPTVVSALFHQELQQKIFKELSAYHKKYPLKEGLLKEELRSALGRRVPNRLFLSAVQALSRTGRIVLDREIIRLAEHQVSLQEDLGELRESLNRLYLDAGLTPPTMREVMEKFAQKKNTARKVMDVMLREGILVKISEDLYFHRDSLQILRGNYKNLLLKEGKATPASFRELTGLSRKFIIPLMEYFDLTKLTIRAGEHRLLREK
- the smpB gene encoding SsrA-binding protein SmpB; the protein is MAKKEKPEKIICQNKTARINYFIEDTYEAGIVLAGTEVKALRDGKGNLKDSYVAVKDEEIYLYGMHIGPYSHGNISNHEPERVRKLLMHKREIRRLYGKSREKGFTLIPLKVYFNNSRIKVEIGVGRGKKLYDKREDIKLKEDRRAMERGLRSRSREG
- a CDS encoding 3'-5' exoribonuclease YhaM family protein — translated: MPAYKVLQKGKTGDLLNVKHLYIKDIQSGEKVQDSFLVTEKNVAYSQKGAPYLNLRLKDKTGQVDGKIWDNALEWDKRFRKGDVVQVNARAVSFRNSLQLSILSLNTLDDSEVILNDYVPTTRMNVEVMFSELQSIIDRIDTPPLKKLLKSFFDDREIAERFKRAPAAKGFHHIYLGGLLEHTHSVTRLLSQIASHYPGVNRDLLLTGGILHDIGKINEFSYDRLVEYSDEGRLIGHIIIGVEMIDEKITAIPDFPAYLAMELRHLILSHHGILEYGSPKRPKTLEALMVHYVDDLDAKVNAFQEYLNDFRDEDTGWTPFHRFLERYLYRGRVQEITAEEPISPKEF